From the genome of Lepus europaeus isolate LE1 chromosome 23, mLepTim1.pri, whole genome shotgun sequence:
CCTCTAAGTCATGCTCATACTGCGCCGCCAAGGCCGGGTCCATGACCACCTCTGGTGGGGCAAGAGCGGGCATGGCCACGAACTCCAAGTTGGGGTCTCCGATGAGCTTTCTGGCAAGCCAGAGGAAGGGCTTTTCAAAGTTGTAGTTACTTTTGGCCGAAATATCATAGTACTGTCGGAACAGAGAGGAAAATCCACTACTCAAACAGCAATCGAGCAAGCACGGACCAGGCTGCGGTCacccttcccacccacccacccaccagtcACAGAGCGGGCCCAGGACCAACGCACTCTGCCAGGGCCCAGCTTCGGCAAGTACCTGAAGATTCTTCTTTCGGTGGAAGACAATGGACTTTGCCTTAACTTTCCTGTCCTTGATGTCCACTTTGTTGCCACACAGCACGATGGGGATGTTTTCACACACGCGCACCAGGTCTCTATGCCAGTTCGGCACGTTCTTGTAGGTCACTCTGGATGTCACATCGAACATTATGATGGCACACTGGGCTGAAAAACAAATTCGGGgcacaaagccaggagttcagcaCATCGATGAAGAAACTCAGAATCAGGCCGATTCTGGGTCTGAGTCATCTCCACGCAACCCCAAGGTCCCTTCCAATTCTAAAAGTCACGGCACTGTGACTATCACACTGATTTCTTCCCAAGAGAGCCTGGAAGACCAGCTTCCCCTCTCAAATCCCTCCCCTCATCTCCCAGACTCCCTCAGTCTCAAACAacctgaaatgaatgaatgagcactcCAGGGAACCGGCTTCTCAAGGCGGGGGCCGCATTGCTAGGGAGGCCCTCCAATGACTGCGCACACCGGGACACCAGGCGCACAGTAGGAACAGCCCAGTGAGCCCTTCCAACCGGCACTGACCGGCGGGACTGACCGGACAGTCCGCGAGGCAGACCACCCACAAAACAATACCACTCGCGGGCTAAAAAAAgctcgggggtgggggaggtgcgtGTTAAACCCCCAGGTTTAGGAAAGCACACCACGTGCTGGGGCTCCCCAGAATCCTTCACCGGGAGAGTGAGACTCGATTCATTTCTACTCGCTCTGACCCAACGGGCACCCTGCCCTTGGCAATTTTTTAAGTCCCAGGAAAACTCGGCGCAGGCCGTCAGGCGGCAGCCTGCTAGTCTCCCACCCGTCCAGAGAACCCGGCTCCTCCGGCCTGGCGGAGCCGCCCGCTCAGGTCCCCTCGGCAACAGCACCACGCGCGGGGAGGCGCCCATCCCGCCGCCTGCCATTGTGTCAGGCCCCGCGCCGCGGCCCTGCGAGCACCGCGCCCGGCATGACACAGCAAGCAGCCCCGCGCCGCCGGCCGCCCGGGCCCCGCGCCCACCTTGGATGTAGTAGCCGTCCCGCAGGCCGCCGAACTTCTCCTGGCCGGCCGTGTCCCAGACGTTGAACTTGATGGGGCCCCGGTTGGTGTGGAACACGAGCGGGTGCACCTCGACGCCCAGCGTGGCTGCAACGGCAGGGCCGTGAGCGCGCGGACGCGCggccgccccgccgcccgccgcccggcgCCCACCTACCTACATACTTCTTCTCGAAC
Proteins encoded in this window:
- the RAN gene encoding GTP-binding nuclear protein Ran yields the protein MAAQGEPQVQFKLVLVGDGGTGKTTFVKRHLTGEFEKKYVATLGVEVHPLVFHTNRGPIKFNVWDTAGQEKFGGLRDGYYIQAQCAIIMFDVTSRVTYKNVPNWHRDLVRVCENIPIVLCGNKVDIKDRKVKAKSIVFHRKKNLQYYDISAKSNYNFEKPFLWLARKLIGDPNLEFVAMPALAPPEVVMDPALAAQYEHDLEVAQTTALPDEDDDL